The sequence below is a genomic window from Salinispira pacifica.
TGGGATCGAAGTCCGGAATCATATTGAGATTGGGGCGGACCACACGGTACTCATCCTGATCATTATCAAACAGATCATGGGGAAATGCGAAGATGTCCCGGGTGAGTTCCTCGTTGGATTTCAGGGATGAATAGCTCATCCAGAACAGAGGAAGGACGGTCATCAGCACCCAGCTTACGAGAATGAGGTATGCAATGGTTTTTCCGGCGACTTCCAGAGCCGGATTGGAGTCTTCGCCTACTACAGTTACTGGATTCATTTAGTTATCCTCCGGCGGGCTGAAACGCTTGCTGACCCAGTTGGAGATAATGATCAGCACCACACTGATTATGACGATTGCATTGGATATTGCTGCTCCATAAGCAAACCTCACAGGGTTGGAATAGTCCTGAAATGCCGTCTGATACATGAAAATGGGCAGTACCATGGCATTGTTTCGCTGGAGCCCCTGGGTGGTCATTGAGAATATCAACTCAAACCCTTTCAACGACCCTGCTATCGCCAGAATGGTGGACACCAGAATGGTTCCTGAAAGGATGGGAACGATCACCTTCATAAAGACCTGAGGTTCACTTGCCCCGTCAATTTTTGCAGCCTCTATCATGTTTGTGTCGATTTTCTGTAAATTTGCCAGGAAGATCACCATGTAAAATCCGGTATAAATCCAGATCAGCGCAAAGGCTATGGGGATCATTACCGTGCTCCGTTCAAGCATCAGGGTGAACTGAGCATCCGGATCCTGTTGAATGAACTGTAATAATTGTGCAATTGGTCCGTTGGCGGCAAACATCCGTTTCCACAACAGACCGATAACAATGGTTGATAAAAACTGGGGAAGAAATACCATTGCCTGAAAAAATCCCGGCGCCTTCACCATTTTCCGGTAAAGAATGAACGCAAGGACAAACCCGATGGGGATTTGGCCGAAGGCGGAAACCGCCACTACTATCAGATTGTTTTTGAGTGCATGCCAGAAGAGGGGATCCTGCAGCATTACCGCATATTGCCTCAACCCGACAAAATTCCAGTCTCCGCCCTTATTCGGATTGAAATCCGTAAAGCTGAGCCAAACAGAGTAGATCATCGGATATGCCACAATAAAGAGGTACAGCAAAAGGCCTGGACCGACAAATCCAAAAAACACCCATAAAAGTTTCCGATCTCTGGTTCTCACTGAATACTCCTAGGTAAGGGAGGGGAGAAGGCCGTTGACCTTCTCCCCCGGCCGTTTCTTACATATACCCGGTGTTAGTTCCGAGCCAGTTCTTCGACTTCTGATGCAACTTCCGCAGGTGACTTGGTACCGTTCACAATTTCCTGCATTCCTGCATTCAGGGTGTCATTGGGTGCACCGGAAAGGTGAGCATCAATAACTTCTGTGTTCAGAGCAGTCTGTGCCAGTTCAACTTTCTGCACCAGTTCGTTGGGCAGATCGTCGGGTGCTTCATATCCCTTGAGGATGGGAGCTACGATGGCACCGTCACGGAGACGCTGGGTTGCTTCTTCTTCACGGTTCACATAATCAAGGAATCTAACCGCAGCGGCCTGAAGAGCAGGGTCTTCGGTTGCAGCCTTGGTGAGTCCGTAGCCGACCTGCCATGCGGCGGCAACAGAACCTGCGGTTGCAGGATCCTGGCCGGGCAGTTCGGGCCATGCCATCAGTTTCATGTTTTCCCGCACTTCTGTGTTTTCCACACTTCCTGCGGCCCACTGACCCTGTACCATGAAAAGAGCCTGTTCGTTGCTGAAGTTTGAGATGTTGGTGCCGTAGTCAACAAGAACTGAGCTTTCGGCAATTACACCGTCTTCAACCATCTGTTCGATCCAGCCCAGAGCCTGCACCATTGCGGGATCATCAAAATTGTTTTCCCCGGCAACGGCTTTGGATACCCAGTTGGTGTCCCCGGACGCCCGTCCGATGAACGCTGAAAGCACGCAGCTTCCCCATGCCCAACCGTCGGCACCGTCGATGGAAACAACTTCCAGACCAGCTTCATCAGCGGCAGAGACCATGGCAACCATGTCTTCATAGGTTTCAGGAAGTTCAAAACCAAGCTCGTTGATCAGAGGTTCGTTGGCAAAGAGTACTGTGGTGATGTTTGATGTTCCCAGAGGAACATAGTATACTTCGCCATTCGGGCCCATTTCAGGAATGAGGCTCATGTCATACATGTCGGTGTCCAGAAAGGGACGATGGTCAATCTGTTGACCTGCTTCCTGCCACGGAGCTCCCCAACGGGCATCGGCACCCATATATGCCACATGCGGAACATCACCGGCTGCCAGACGTGCGGTCACCTTCTGGTGATATGCTTCATCGTAGAGCAGCTCGCTGACTATTTCGATATCCGGGTTTTCCTCCATGAAGGTGGTAACCAGACGATTCCAGGCAATACCTTCGGCGTTTGAGTTATCTCCATAACCCATTACATTCAGAACCACTTTCTCTGAACTTGCTTCTCCCTGCCCTTCGGCGAATACCATTCCGCCCAGCAGAGCAAGCACTACAAATAATACGAGCGCTTTCTTCATTGAAAAGCCTCCTTTTGGATATATACCGACGCAACGCGCCATTTTCCCAATGAGGTCGACGACCTCAAGATTCACATAATTAATGCCGGGGTCAGGCCCCGGATTTCAGCAGACTGTCCAGTGCATCCGATTCAAGCCATGTGGATTCGGTGCCGAGATCCATGATCTCGGGATCCACAAAGAGCCGTTCCAGAACAAAACCCGCAGCCCCGTATGCAACCGATTTATCTCCCAGGGAAGAAAAGCGGATCTCGCAATCCACATGCTCATCGTATGACCAGTTGTTATCGATTTCCTGAATCAGAACCGGCATGAGCTGATCCTGGTAGCGCTCAATGTCTCCGCCCAGAAAAATCTGGCCCAGATTGAAGGTGTTTACAAAAAGAGCGATGTGCTTTGAAAGCTCCACAATGAATGCATGAAACCCCTCCGGATCGTCCTGAATTCTTCCGTGATTCTCCGCCAGTCGGGCCGATGCCTTGAACTGTCCCTTTTCTTCGGGTCCGCAGAAGATTGAGCGAAACTCACCGGCAGACTGGCGGGTACCGGCGTACACCTGTCCGTTGAATACGATTCCCATACCCACGGAAATATTGTCGTAGAACTGCTTCCGAGAGTTCCGGTGAAACTCGATGAGGGTGAACATGAAATTCCGAAGCTGTTTGGCACGATGAAAGGCGAGCTCCCCCCAGGCACAGCTGTTGGCGTCATTATCTATGAATACCGGAAAGGAAAACTCCGGCTCCAGCATCTCCACTATTGGAAGAGAACTTTCGATTCCCAGGGGAATTGACTCCAGGATAATTCCCCGGTTTGAATCGATAATACCGGATATCCCCAGACCGGCGCCTAAAAGCGGAAGGCCGATCCAGCTGAGTTCACGGGGAAGTGTCTGCAGCAGATTCCGAGCCTCATCCACCAGGTTTTCCCCGGAATGCACGGCATTTTCGGTTCGGGAAAAGAGAATATCGCCGGTCAGATCCACTGCAACAACCGTATAGGACTCGGGCCGGAGCTCAAGCCCCAGCACATAGCCGTAATGCCTGTTCAGCTCAAGATGCACGGGTTTGCGGCCGCCCTGGGGGCCGGAAATTCCCTCCGACACCTCTTTAATAACTCCCCGCTCGATCAGTTCGCCCACAATCTGGGAAATTGTTGATTTATTCAGATTCAAATTTCTGGCAAGTTCAACTCTGCTGATGGTATGGGATATCCACAATTCCCTGAGAATTCGGGAGGTATTGATGTTTCGATGTCTTCTGTTACCGGCCATACTTTTCCTCTGGTTAGTTGATTTATAAACCAACTAAAATGATATTCGCACGGGATAGTTGATACGTCAATAAAAAGCTGGTTTTTTCCTGTAGAAAATGTACAAATCATGGTATGTTGGTACATAGAGCAATTAACTAACATTTTCGCCTATGCCATACTGCATCACCCGCCCCTCCGGGGGCTCCGGATATCAATATCAGAAAAGGAACGTATATGAGCCGAAACCAAAAATCCATTCAAACCCCTTCATCATCCGAAACCATCATCAGTCTCAGCGGCACCTGGCAGGCTGAAATCCCCTCCAGGAATCTGACCCTTCCCATGGAGATACCCGGTGATCTGGCCGGCGCCCTGGTGGAGAATCAGATCCTGCCCCATCCGTACCCGGGGAAAAATGAGCTGGAATTTCAATGGCTGGGGCACAGCGACTGGAGCATGCGTACGGAATTTACCCTTCCCGAAGGGACATCCGGCCAACCCGCCCTTCTGGTGCTGGATCAGCTTGATACGTTTGCAGATATCTATATAAACGGAAAAGCGGCAGGGAGCTCCGCCAATATGTTCACTTCTGTGGAGATTGAGATTGGCCGCCTTGTGAATGCGGGCAGCAATGAGATTCGCATAGATTTCCGGGGACCGGAAAAAGAGGGGGCCCAGGAAGCCGAGAAGCTGCCCTACCCCATTCCGTCCTCCAAGCATTTCCCCTGGGCTTCAGACTATCGAAACCTTATAAGAAAGGTGCAATGCCACGGCGGGTGGGACTGGGGTCCTGCAATACTCACATCGGGAATCTACGGCAGTGCATATATCCGGACGGGAAACTCGCCGCGAATTTCCGCCCTTACCCCCGTGCCCCGGATGAAAGACGGAGCCCCGGCTAGGAACGGCGGCCCGGCTAGGAACGGCGGCCCGGCAAGGAAAGACGGCAACCTGGCAAGGATGGACGGCACCCCGGAAGAGTCCGGCTCCTGGATTGTTGATATCGAAATCCTTTGTCAGAGCCCGGATGAGCGGGTAACTGAGGCGGCCCTCACCCTCAAGAATCCTGACGGAAAAATACTGGAGAATATCAGCATCCCGCTCAATCTACAGAGGGGAGAAAACCGCATTATACACAGCATGGAAGTTGATGCTCCGCTGCTGTGGTGGCCGGCGGGGGAAGGCGGGCAGCCTCTGTACAGTGTAGAACTCAGTCTGGAACATGACGCCCCCATACGTGACACCCCCATACGGCGGAGGTTCGGCTTCCGTCATATTGAAGTTGTTCATGAAGATGATGAAATCGGGCGGAGTCTGAAATTCAGGGTGAACGGCCGTGAGATTTTTGCAAAGGGTGCAAACTGGATTCCCGTGTCCGCCCTTCCGTCCCTTCAGAGTGAAGAGCTCTACCGCAATCTTCTGGAGGACGCCCGTGAGGCCAACATGAATATGATCCGGGTCTGGGGCGGCGGTCAGTATGAAAAGGAACTCTTTTACGATCTCTGTGATGAACTGGGGCTCCTTGTGTGGCAGGACATGATGTTTGCCTGCGCCATGTACCCCGCAACCCCGGATTTTCTCAATACAGTGGAACCGGAAATCCGGTATCAGGTTCAGAGACTCAAGCACCGGGCCTGTGTGGCCATATGGTGCGGGAACAATGAGGATCTTGGTGCTCTCAGCTGGTACGAAGAGTCCCGCAAGGATCCCGCAAGATATCTGGTCGACTATGACAGACTGAATGAAGGGGTTGTAGGCAGGATTGTACGGAAACTTGATCCATCGAGAACCTGGTGGCCAAGCTCACCATCTGCGGGAATGGGGGACTATTCGGACAACTGGCACGACGACAGCAAAGGGGACATGCATTACTGGAGCGTGTGGCACGAAGGAAAACCCTTCGAGGCCTACTATGACGTAACCCCCCGCTTCTGCAGCGAGTTCGGCTTCCAGTCCTTTCCATCCCTTGAAACCGTAAAAACCTTTGCGGACCAGGATGAGTGGAACATCAGCTCTCCGGTGATGCGGCATCATCAGCGGAATGACCGGGGAAACAGCATTATTCTCTCAACCATGTCATCCTATTTCCGCATTCCTGAAAAATTTGATGACCAGCTCTATGTGAGCCAGGTGCAGCAGGCCATGGCAATACGGACAGCGGTGGAATATTGGAGAAGCCGTCGTCCCGTGAGCATGGGCGCACTGTACTGGCAGCTCAACGACAATTGGCCGGTGGCCTCCTGGGCAAGCATTGAGTACGGAGGCCGGTGGAAGGTTCTTCATTATGAGGCCAGGCGCTTTTTTGCTCGGCTCAGCCCGGTGCTGTACAGCAAAGACGGCGGCATATACTGCCACATAATTAACGACCTTCCTGAAACTGTCTCCGGAACAATGTTGATACGTCGGATATCTTTTTCCGGCGAAATTCTGGAGTCAATAGAAGCGGCCGCCGAAGTGAACGGCGGATCGGCCAAGCAGGTCTGGGAACACCCGGCATATGGGGAAGATGAGGCAGCCAACAGCTTTCTTCATGCCGCATGGACGGTTCAGGGCAAAAGCGACAAGCACTCTTCCGGCAGCATTGCAGATCTATCGGGCGGAATGGAAACCTCAATGTTTCTCGCCAGGCCCAGGGATTGCTATCTGGAGCCCGGGGAACTGAAG
It includes:
- a CDS encoding carbohydrate ABC transporter permease; this translates as MRTRDRKLLWVFFGFVGPGLLLYLFIVAYPMIYSVWLSFTDFNPNKGGDWNFVGLRQYAVMLQDPLFWHALKNNLIVVAVSAFGQIPIGFVLAFILYRKMVKAPGFFQAMVFLPQFLSTIVIGLLWKRMFAANGPIAQLLQFIQQDPDAQFTLMLERSTVMIPIAFALIWIYTGFYMVIFLANLQKIDTNMIEAAKIDGASEPQVFMKVIVPILSGTILVSTILAIAGSLKGFELIFSMTTQGLQRNNAMVLPIFMYQTAFQDYSNPVRFAYGAAISNAIVIISVVLIIISNWVSKRFSPPEDN
- a CDS encoding ABC transporter substrate-binding protein produces the protein MKKALVLFVVLALLGGMVFAEGQGEASSEKVVLNVMGYGDNSNAEGIAWNRLVTTFMEENPDIEIVSELLYDEAYHQKVTARLAAGDVPHVAYMGADARWGAPWQEAGQQIDHRPFLDTDMYDMSLIPEMGPNGEVYYVPLGTSNITTVLFANEPLINELGFELPETYEDMVAMVSAADEAGLEVVSIDGADGWAWGSCVLSAFIGRASGDTNWVSKAVAGENNFDDPAMVQALGWIEQMVEDGVIAESSVLVDYGTNISNFSNEQALFMVQGQWAAGSVENTEVRENMKLMAWPELPGQDPATAGSVAAAWQVGYGLTKAATEDPALQAAAVRFLDYVNREEEATQRLRDGAIVAPILKGYEAPDDLPNELVQKVELAQTALNTEVIDAHLSGAPNDTLNAGMQEIVNGTKSPAEVASEVEELARN
- a CDS encoding ROK family transcriptional regulator, with protein sequence MAGNRRHRNINTSRILRELWISHTISRVELARNLNLNKSTISQIVGELIERGVIKEVSEGISGPQGGRKPVHLELNRHYGYVLGLELRPESYTVVAVDLTGDILFSRTENAVHSGENLVDEARNLLQTLPRELSWIGLPLLGAGLGISGIIDSNRGIILESIPLGIESSLPIVEMLEPEFSFPVFIDNDANSCAWGELAFHRAKQLRNFMFTLIEFHRNSRKQFYDNISVGMGIVFNGQVYAGTRQSAGEFRSIFCGPEEKGQFKASARLAENHGRIQDDPEGFHAFIVELSKHIALFVNTFNLGQIFLGGDIERYQDQLMPVLIQEIDNNWSYDEHVDCEIRFSSLGDKSVAYGAAGFVLERLFVDPEIMDLGTESTWLESDALDSLLKSGA
- a CDS encoding beta-mannosidase translates to MSRNQKSIQTPSSSETIISLSGTWQAEIPSRNLTLPMEIPGDLAGALVENQILPHPYPGKNELEFQWLGHSDWSMRTEFTLPEGTSGQPALLVLDQLDTFADIYINGKAAGSSANMFTSVEIEIGRLVNAGSNEIRIDFRGPEKEGAQEAEKLPYPIPSSKHFPWASDYRNLIRKVQCHGGWDWGPAILTSGIYGSAYIRTGNSPRISALTPVPRMKDGAPARNGGPARNGGPARKDGNLARMDGTPEESGSWIVDIEILCQSPDERVTEAALTLKNPDGKILENISIPLNLQRGENRIIHSMEVDAPLLWWPAGEGGQPLYSVELSLEHDAPIRDTPIRRRFGFRHIEVVHEDDEIGRSLKFRVNGREIFAKGANWIPVSALPSLQSEELYRNLLEDAREANMNMIRVWGGGQYEKELFYDLCDELGLLVWQDMMFACAMYPATPDFLNTVEPEIRYQVQRLKHRACVAIWCGNNEDLGALSWYEESRKDPARYLVDYDRLNEGVVGRIVRKLDPSRTWWPSSPSAGMGDYSDNWHDDSKGDMHYWSVWHEGKPFEAYYDVTPRFCSEFGFQSFPSLETVKTFADQDEWNISSPVMRHHQRNDRGNSIILSTMSSYFRIPEKFDDQLYVSQVQQAMAIRTAVEYWRSRRPVSMGALYWQLNDNWPVASWASIEYGGRWKVLHYEARRFFARLSPVLYSKDGGIYCHIINDLPETVSGTMLIRRISFSGEILESIEAAAEVNGGSAKQVWEHPAYGEDEAANSFLHAAWTVQGKSDKHSSGSIADLSGGMETSMFLARPRDCYLEPGELKVSPGSSAHSIIVESDVPAFYVTAELPASVGLPGHFSDGGFTLLPGEPRELKYTHAWSAQKECRPEVKISPDMVRIRHLRETY